In one Acidimicrobium ferrooxidans DSM 10331 genomic region, the following are encoded:
- a CDS encoding glucose-6-phosphate dehydrogenase, translated as MGGAAAPLGGGSFVDVFVIFGVSGDLARKMTFPSLYRLEERGALDFPIVGVALDDWSTGDLETRMRESVSSQIADAKPSVVDRLGRRLRYVRGDFTSRDTVDALRSAVGRVHQALVYLEIPPALFAPVIENLQREPIASEVTYLIEKPFGHDLASAQALNERLHRVVDEQSILRIDHFLGKQPLADLVHLRFANEVLEPLWRREHVEEIQVTMAEDFGVEDRGSFYDPVGALRDVVVNHLLQLLALVLMEPPSRPGADGLWDARVAVLREMDLIEPSRVVRGQYEGYRSIPGVGADSTTETFIALALGVHSWRWDGVPVVVRAGKALPVTATEVRLVLRRPPRLGALGLPEHLEANEIILRIDPDSALRVTLQSLDAEERHLAPVHLDLSFRAELGRSPEPYEVLFLAALEGDRARFAREDVVEEAWRIVDPILAHPNPVVPYRRGSWGPDGVVALTRGHRGFRDPWLGA; from the coding sequence GTGGGGGGCGCAGCTGCGCCCCTAGGAGGAGGCTCGTTCGTGGATGTCTTCGTGATCTTTGGGGTGAGCGGTGATCTCGCTCGTAAGATGACCTTCCCCTCGCTCTATCGTCTCGAGGAGCGTGGGGCGCTCGACTTTCCGATCGTCGGCGTCGCGCTGGACGACTGGAGCACGGGCGATCTCGAGACGAGGATGCGCGAGTCCGTCAGCTCGCAGATCGCGGACGCCAAGCCCTCGGTCGTCGACCGGCTCGGGCGACGCTTGCGCTACGTGCGTGGAGACTTCACGAGTCGAGACACGGTCGATGCGCTGCGTTCGGCCGTGGGACGGGTCCACCAGGCTCTCGTCTACCTCGAGATCCCCCCTGCTCTGTTCGCGCCGGTCATCGAGAATCTCCAGCGCGAGCCGATCGCGAGCGAGGTCACCTACCTGATCGAGAAGCCTTTCGGCCATGACCTCGCCTCAGCGCAGGCTCTCAATGAACGACTCCACCGCGTGGTCGATGAGCAATCCATCCTGCGGATCGACCATTTTCTCGGCAAGCAACCGCTCGCGGACCTCGTCCACCTTCGCTTTGCGAACGAGGTCCTCGAGCCGTTGTGGCGTCGAGAACACGTCGAGGAGATCCAGGTGACGATGGCAGAAGACTTCGGAGTCGAGGACCGAGGCAGCTTCTACGACCCAGTTGGAGCTCTTCGCGATGTGGTCGTCAACCACCTGTTGCAGCTCTTGGCGCTCGTGCTCATGGAGCCGCCGAGTCGGCCTGGTGCCGATGGACTGTGGGACGCACGCGTGGCGGTCCTGCGAGAGATGGACCTCATCGAGCCGAGTCGCGTCGTGCGGGGTCAGTACGAGGGTTACCGGTCCATCCCGGGAGTCGGGGCCGACTCGACGACCGAGACCTTCATTGCGCTCGCGCTCGGCGTGCATTCATGGCGGTGGGATGGCGTACCGGTCGTGGTCCGAGCGGGGAAGGCTTTGCCGGTGACCGCGACCGAGGTCCGCCTCGTCCTGCGGCGCCCTCCACGTCTCGGGGCCTTGGGGCTGCCCGAGCACCTCGAGGCCAACGAGATCATCCTCCGGATCGATCCTGATTCGGCGCTGCGTGTGACCTTGCAGTCGCTCGACGCTGAGGAGCGCCATCTCGCGCCGGTGCATCTCGACCTCTCGTTCCGGGCAGAACTCGGTCGGTCGCCAGAGCCGTACGAAGTGCTCTTCCTCGCTGCCCTCGAAGGCGACCGAGCACGTTTTGCCCGGGAGGACGTCGTCGAGGAGGCCTGGCGGATCGTCGATCCGATCCTCGCGCATCCCAACCCGGTTGTCCCGTATCGTCGGGGATCCTGGGGGCCGGACGGTGTCGTCGCCCTCACGCGCGGCCACCGCGGATTTCGCGATCCGTGGCTCGGCGCTTAG
- a CDS encoding aldose 1-epimerase family protein, with amino-acid sequence MRGTQHRPPSGSQFVLVSGEYRAVVVEVGAGIRVLTRGNRAVLDPYEEDSVCDGAHGAVLVPWPNRVLGGRYRVATSEFQLDLTEPSAGNAIHGLVRWRPFTLEHARTNEVVLATRIPPTPGYPFDLAVTVHYQLRDAGLVVRTIVENEGSESAPVAIGHHPYLSPGAGSIDGAWLQVPSALSEDRELADVGSGIALAGRRLDHTIRLDLLGADRAWALLTGVDGAVAALWAAPPYRYLQLFSGDTLASERRRCGLAVEPMTAPPNALATGNDIWQLTAGEGLEATWGAQLRP; translated from the coding sequence GTGCGAGGGACCCAGCATCGACCACCGTCCGGCAGCCAGTTCGTGCTGGTGAGCGGCGAGTACCGTGCGGTCGTCGTCGAGGTCGGAGCGGGTATTCGGGTCCTCACGCGCGGCAATCGAGCGGTGCTCGATCCGTACGAGGAGGACTCCGTCTGCGATGGCGCGCACGGTGCCGTGCTGGTTCCGTGGCCGAATCGCGTGCTGGGCGGTCGTTACCGAGTGGCCACGTCCGAATTCCAGCTCGACCTCACCGAGCCGTCGGCGGGCAACGCGATCCACGGGCTCGTTCGGTGGCGACCCTTCACGTTGGAGCACGCGCGAACGAACGAAGTGGTGCTCGCGACCCGGATCCCGCCAACACCGGGGTATCCCTTCGACCTCGCCGTGACGGTGCACTACCAGCTCCGTGACGCGGGACTCGTCGTGAGAACCATCGTCGAGAACGAAGGATCGGAGTCGGCTCCTGTCGCGATCGGACATCACCCGTACCTCTCTCCGGGCGCAGGTTCCATCGATGGCGCGTGGCTTCAGGTGCCTTCTGCGTTGAGCGAGGACCGAGAACTTGCAGACGTCGGCTCGGGCATCGCGCTCGCTGGTCGGCGGCTCGACCACACCATCCGGCTCGATCTTCTCGGCGCGGATCGGGCGTGGGCCTTGCTCACCGGCGTCGACGGTGCGGTGGCTGCACTATGGGCTGCACCGCCGTATCGATACCTTCAGCTCTTCAGCGGCGACACGCTCGCGTCGGAGCGCCGTCGGTGCGGGCTTGCCGTCGAGCCGATGACCGCGCCGCCGAACGCGCTCGCTACGGGCAACGATATCTGGCAGCTCACGGCCGGCGAAGGTCTGGAGGCGACGTGGGGGGCGCAGCTGCGCCCCTAG
- a CDS encoding cytochrome b N-terminal domain-containing protein, protein MKTDQPISTEDGVAPETLSREWTHRLRQTLTGKLPPEKLLPDTQPIYVASWIYVFGVLTLSALVVVAISGAILALKGPDWWHGSPEGHFVNSLHLWSVELFFFFMVVHLWGKFFMAAWRGRRAMTWITGVLAFLLSIGAAFTGYLSQQNFDSQWISTQAKDAMNATGIGAFFNVMNFGQMFMWHILLLPLLVVLVVAIHVLLVRYRGVVPPIGSVPREAEAKPWRGRVRPYDILKEATIAFVVVAVLTLGLSIVFGSPDDPAVTIRQWATADPVDFVQTAATELAGTSETATYGPPYNNGTGFVQNLGPISLQKLAGVTQPINAAQTFVLQPLRLAEAVTPGLAPALATYNDATAAQRAAWNAAFAKADAHLRVVGSRLIVPRGSYGPIPTLLSDLLVIARSGGLDAALESHSAFYGTNYTKPLMFLADGQYFANLGAQRHLLGTPQWGMTNETGNFPGQSWLWLYTFWYQVNPMASSSNADVEVMAIMAVLTLAFAFVPYIPGLRRLPEHVPLYRAIWRSYYRSISNQGGASDSR, encoded by the coding sequence ATGAAGACCGACCAGCCGATCTCGACCGAGGACGGCGTCGCGCCCGAGACGTTGTCGAGGGAGTGGACCCATCGGCTTCGCCAGACCCTGACGGGGAAGCTGCCACCTGAGAAGCTGCTGCCAGATACACAGCCGATCTACGTCGCAAGCTGGATCTATGTCTTTGGCGTCCTGACGTTGTCCGCACTGGTCGTGGTCGCCATCTCTGGTGCCATCCTCGCCCTCAAGGGCCCGGACTGGTGGCATGGGAGTCCCGAAGGCCATTTCGTCAATTCCCTCCACTTGTGGAGCGTAGAACTGTTCTTCTTCTTCATGGTCGTGCATCTGTGGGGGAAGTTCTTCATGGCGGCGTGGCGCGGGCGCCGCGCGATGACGTGGATCACCGGCGTGCTCGCGTTCCTCCTGTCCATCGGAGCAGCGTTCACCGGGTATCTGAGCCAACAGAACTTCGACTCACAATGGATCTCGACGCAGGCCAAGGACGCCATGAACGCCACCGGTATCGGGGCCTTCTTCAACGTCATGAACTTTGGCCAGATGTTCATGTGGCACATCTTGCTGCTGCCGCTGCTCGTCGTGCTCGTCGTGGCGATTCACGTCCTCCTGGTTCGTTATCGCGGTGTGGTCCCACCGATCGGCTCGGTGCCGCGAGAGGCCGAGGCGAAGCCGTGGCGCGGACGCGTGCGGCCGTACGACATCCTGAAGGAGGCCACCATTGCGTTCGTGGTGGTTGCAGTGCTGACGCTCGGCCTGTCGATCGTGTTCGGCTCGCCGGATGATCCAGCGGTGACCATCCGTCAGTGGGCGACGGCAGATCCGGTGGACTTCGTGCAGACCGCCGCGACCGAGCTTGCGGGTACGTCGGAGACGGCCACCTACGGTCCGCCCTACAACAACGGGACCGGCTTCGTGCAGAACCTCGGACCGATCTCCCTCCAGAAGCTCGCGGGCGTCACCCAACCGATCAATGCGGCACAGACCTTCGTCCTCCAGCCGCTGCGCCTGGCTGAGGCCGTGACTCCTGGGCTTGCGCCAGCCTTGGCGACGTACAACGATGCGACCGCCGCTCAGCGCGCCGCTTGGAACGCCGCGTTCGCGAAGGCCGATGCCCATCTACGTGTCGTGGGCTCACGGCTCATCGTGCCGCGAGGATCGTACGGGCCGATTCCGACGCTCCTGAGTGACCTGCTCGTCATCGCACGGAGCGGTGGGCTGGACGCGGCCCTCGAATCGCACAGCGCCTTCTACGGAACGAACTACACGAAGCCGCTCATGTTCCTCGCCGATGGTCAGTACTTTGCCAACCTCGGGGCCCAGCGACACCTCCTCGGGACCCCGCAGTGGGGCATGACCAACGAGACCGGCAACTTCCCGGGACAGTCCTGGCTGTGGCTGTACACGTTCTGGTATCAGGTGAACCCGATGGCGAGTTCGTCCAACGCCGACGTCGAGGTCATGGCGATCATGGCGGTCCTCACGTTGGCCTTTGCGTTCGTGCCCTACATCCCTGGGTTGCGTCGACTCCCCGAGCACGTGCCGCTCTACCGTGCGATCTGGCGCTCGTACTACCGAAGCATCAGTAATCAGGGTGGAGCTTCGGATTCCCGCTAG
- a CDS encoding EAL domain-containing protein — translation MGQARIAAVLAAVRATVRAELDRLVHSALELDDENVVDVAGLTDAVLDEIASTLERGHVDDERVAQIARMHHRIGVEFDRAAQIYALLEQVLVEQGLGTEALLVVAHERALSRSMRMLAEERLEARDALERAIVELANSFDEFVGLPEQDAIERICDLVVRVTGLPLVYWAEAEGTPHSGLGPGVVVRAAAGVATPYALGLTLSTDEQLPAGQGPVGRALRTGRVTVSGLPHDARFALWRGMADAWGLGSAVVAPVSISLHRSGVIALYRPRGAELPDDVEDIAAALGHELSRLFRARAMARLERRRQALDQVRATILQSAESSSREFFAKVTASLVGCGAVDRAAFYEHAGRQDGLEVLRLVHVEAEDDVRRELEVVEVVVDPARAAEAPLIAAAVHRERVLTAGVAASWAGYRLDRTAGRLAHGQVVVRYPVVSQGELMGVVMVSVADEQHGPLTDALFDQLGDVIGAAGARLERNQGLRTTEAVAQVSRSLLDASAAVVAAGAPEDVQEAVLRALANSGVVAGAWLSRWDARAGASEIVRALRVPPGAATALTRAVGPSQGIVVDTLGRVRDLAHGQLVAVEQGAGAAVTECGWRHAVLVQVPTSGSADGPHDTLGVGLAHAGVDELRLASVIGTGAQLLGLGMAEVALRDRLDRERALQQRLAQTDTLTGLMNRSAFEVRLNALVAQEPVAVGFLDLDGFKDVNDSLGHTKGDELLAALGRALARLAAPDVFVARLGGDEFAVALVGSARHRLDQIAERISVMVRTIGQRWRITGSIGWALAPDDVRTTRELLMAADEALYAAKAAGKARWVRYGGDVSQRVQRRRRVRDGLVDALASGAATFACQPKVDARLGTVVGVELLLRWPEIATVDVVAELRAAPELARSLGRAALRTGADYSERLNGVPVAVNITPSHFLHGEFLDDLDELVPRGSLLVVEITEDVALEDLELAAAQVAAVRARRIAVSLDDFGTAASSLSALARLQVDEVKVDRSFVQRAREDHHAFSVLAALATLEETGSVSVVAEGVEVDEEIGLWLRLGGSCVQGYRYARPGSLASVQALIQSTRFTPIDIPRWRVDDLIVLSTLAAAERHRGIAPREKLALEHWFDGPGRAYADAPGWERARRALWRGRGLTAELVYAFADLRTVIDHARRAAAYGPPSAL, via the coding sequence ATGGGGCAGGCACGGATCGCAGCGGTGCTCGCTGCCGTGCGCGCTACGGTTCGTGCCGAGCTCGATCGGCTCGTCCATTCGGCGCTCGAGCTCGACGACGAGAACGTCGTCGACGTCGCCGGGTTGACCGACGCAGTCCTCGATGAGATCGCCTCGACCCTCGAGCGAGGGCACGTCGATGACGAGCGTGTTGCGCAGATCGCGCGCATGCATCACCGTATCGGTGTCGAGTTCGATCGGGCGGCCCAGATCTACGCACTGCTGGAGCAGGTACTCGTCGAGCAGGGACTCGGCACCGAGGCGCTCCTCGTCGTCGCGCACGAGCGCGCACTCTCTCGCTCGATGCGCATGCTCGCCGAAGAGCGACTCGAGGCGCGCGATGCGCTCGAGCGCGCGATCGTGGAGCTCGCGAACAGTTTCGACGAGTTCGTGGGCCTCCCCGAGCAAGACGCCATCGAGCGCATCTGTGATCTGGTGGTTCGTGTCACCGGTCTCCCGCTCGTGTACTGGGCCGAAGCAGAGGGGACCCCTCACAGTGGTCTCGGACCCGGCGTGGTGGTACGGGCGGCAGCGGGGGTCGCGACGCCCTATGCCCTAGGCCTGACGCTCTCGACCGATGAGCAACTGCCTGCTGGTCAGGGGCCGGTTGGGCGTGCACTGCGGACCGGGCGCGTCACCGTGTCCGGATTGCCGCACGACGCGCGCTTTGCACTTTGGCGCGGGATGGCTGACGCGTGGGGACTCGGCTCCGCAGTCGTGGCCCCGGTGTCGATCTCACTGCACCGATCGGGTGTCATTGCGCTCTATCGTCCACGGGGAGCGGAGCTTCCCGACGACGTCGAGGACATCGCCGCGGCACTCGGTCACGAGCTCTCACGGCTGTTTCGCGCCCGTGCGATGGCGCGACTCGAGCGTCGGCGCCAGGCGCTCGACCAGGTGCGAGCGACGATCCTCCAGAGTGCGGAGTCCTCGTCGCGTGAGTTCTTTGCCAAGGTGACGGCGTCGCTGGTCGGCTGCGGTGCGGTCGACCGGGCTGCGTTCTACGAGCACGCGGGTCGCCAGGACGGCCTCGAGGTCCTTCGACTCGTCCACGTCGAGGCGGAAGACGACGTTCGTCGCGAGCTCGAGGTCGTCGAGGTCGTGGTCGACCCCGCGCGCGCAGCGGAGGCGCCGCTGATCGCTGCTGCGGTGCATCGCGAACGCGTTCTCACCGCTGGCGTCGCCGCCAGCTGGGCTGGATATCGTCTCGATCGCACCGCTGGGCGCCTCGCCCATGGGCAGGTGGTGGTCCGCTATCCCGTCGTCAGCCAAGGCGAGCTCATGGGCGTGGTGATGGTGAGCGTCGCCGACGAGCAGCATGGACCGCTCACCGATGCGCTCTTCGACCAGCTCGGTGACGTGATTGGCGCTGCGGGAGCTCGCCTCGAGCGCAATCAGGGATTGCGTACCACTGAGGCGGTCGCGCAGGTATCGCGATCACTCCTCGATGCCAGTGCTGCTGTGGTGGCTGCGGGCGCACCCGAGGACGTCCAGGAGGCCGTGCTGCGGGCGCTCGCGAACTCTGGGGTGGTGGCGGGGGCATGGCTCTCTCGCTGGGATGCTCGCGCAGGTGCGAGCGAGATCGTGCGAGCGCTGCGCGTGCCGCCGGGTGCTGCGACCGCACTCACCCGCGCCGTGGGGCCATCGCAGGGAATCGTGGTCGACACGTTGGGTCGAGTCCGTGATCTTGCCCACGGGCAGCTCGTCGCCGTCGAGCAGGGTGCTGGCGCGGCAGTCACCGAATGCGGGTGGCGCCACGCGGTACTCGTTCAGGTTCCGACGAGTGGCTCGGCCGATGGGCCCCACGACACGCTCGGAGTCGGCCTGGCTCACGCTGGCGTCGACGAGCTGCGGCTGGCCTCGGTCATCGGCACCGGTGCCCAACTCCTCGGCCTCGGTATGGCGGAGGTCGCGCTTCGTGATCGACTCGACCGAGAGCGCGCGCTGCAGCAGCGACTTGCTCAGACTGACACGCTCACGGGGCTCATGAATCGCTCCGCCTTCGAGGTTCGATTGAACGCACTCGTCGCGCAGGAGCCGGTAGCGGTCGGATTCTTGGATCTCGACGGCTTCAAGGACGTCAATGACTCGCTCGGCCATACGAAGGGTGACGAACTCCTCGCTGCGCTCGGGCGCGCGCTGGCTCGGCTCGCCGCCCCCGACGTGTTCGTAGCACGCCTCGGTGGCGACGAGTTCGCGGTCGCACTGGTTGGATCGGCACGTCACCGCCTAGATCAGATCGCAGAGCGTATCAGCGTGATGGTACGCACGATCGGGCAGCGGTGGCGCATCACCGGGTCGATCGGGTGGGCACTGGCGCCCGACGACGTGCGCACGACTCGCGAGCTTCTGATGGCCGCCGACGAGGCGCTCTACGCGGCCAAGGCGGCGGGGAAGGCCCGGTGGGTTCGCTACGGCGGCGACGTTTCGCAGCGGGTCCAGCGGCGTCGGCGGGTGCGTGATGGGCTGGTCGATGCGCTGGCGTCAGGCGCAGCCACCTTCGCGTGCCAGCCGAAGGTCGATGCACGTCTCGGCACCGTGGTCGGTGTCGAGTTGCTCCTGCGCTGGCCCGAGATCGCGACCGTCGATGTCGTCGCGGAGCTTCGCGCCGCGCCGGAGCTTGCACGCTCGCTCGGGCGTGCTGCACTCAGGACCGGCGCGGACTATTCCGAGAGGCTCAACGGGGTTCCCGTTGCCGTCAACATCACGCCATCACACTTTCTGCACGGTGAGTTCCTCGACGATCTGGACGAGCTCGTGCCTCGCGGCTCCCTACTGGTCGTGGAGATTACCGAGGACGTCGCTCTCGAAGACCTCGAGCTTGCGGCGGCGCAAGTGGCGGCGGTGCGCGCTCGTCGCATCGCAGTGTCCCTCGATGACTTCGGTACTGCGGCTTCGTCGCTGTCGGCACTGGCGCGCTTGCAGGTGGACGAGGTGAAGGTCGACCGCAGCTTCGTGCAACGGGCGCGTGAGGACCACCATGCCTTTTCGGTGCTTGCTGCGCTCGCGACGCTCGAGGAGACGGGCAGCGTGTCCGTGGTTGCCGAGGGCGTCGAGGTCGACGAGGAGATCGGTCTGTGGCTCCGTCTCGGTGGTAGTTGTGTGCAGGGTTATCGCTATGCGCGCCCGGGTTCGCTCGCCTCGGTGCAGGCCCTCATCCAGTCCACTCGGTTCACACCGATCGACATTCCGCGCTGGCGTGTCGACGACCTGATCGTGCTCTCGACCCTTGCGGCGGCTGAACGGCATCGGGGCATTGCGCCACGCGAGAAGCTGGCGCTCGAGCACTGGTTCGACGGACCGGGGCGAGCATATGCTGACGCGCCAGGGTGGGAGCGAGCGCGTCGAGCTCTCTGGCGTGGTCGCGGGCTTACTGCAGAGCTGGTATATGCGTTCGCGGACCTTCGGACGGTGATCGACCATGCGCGACGGGCTGCGGCGTACGGCCCCCCCAGCGCTCTGTAG
- a CDS encoding acyl-CoA dehydrogenase family protein, with protein sequence MTAFELSQEQDAFRAVVRAVAEERIAPHAADADRSASFPWESFKAARELELPALGIPQAYGGQGADHVTQAVMIEEIARVCASTSLALLISKLGMTPVMVWGSEDLKRRYLPRVASGEAQASYCLSEPDAGSDVASMTTRAVRDGDSYVLSGTKAWITNAGISDTYTVFAKTDPSAGHRGISAFVVEADWGVQVAKLEHKLGVRGSPTGQIVLDEVRVPVANRIGEEGQGFYIAMGTLDRSRPMIGAQAVGIAQGALDAAVAYGKERRQFGRPITDNQGIQFTIADLATQIEAARGLVYRACARIDADEPGTELTRLGAMAKLFASDTAMRVTTDALQLLGGYGYTMDFPLERMFRDAKITQIYEGTNQIQRIVIARQVLKEVGA encoded by the coding sequence ATGACTGCCTTCGAGCTCTCGCAAGAGCAAGACGCCTTTCGTGCCGTCGTGCGTGCCGTCGCGGAAGAGCGGATCGCCCCGCACGCCGCCGACGCCGACCGTTCTGCTTCATTCCCATGGGAGAGCTTCAAAGCTGCTCGCGAACTCGAGCTGCCCGCACTCGGCATCCCCCAGGCCTACGGCGGCCAGGGAGCCGACCACGTCACCCAGGCGGTCATGATCGAGGAGATCGCGCGGGTGTGCGCGTCGACCTCGCTCGCGCTCCTCATCTCCAAGCTCGGCATGACCCCGGTGATGGTCTGGGGTTCTGAGGACCTGAAGCGACGCTACCTGCCGCGCGTCGCCAGTGGCGAGGCCCAGGCGTCCTACTGCCTCTCCGAGCCAGACGCTGGATCCGACGTCGCCTCGATGACCACCCGTGCGGTCCGCGACGGCGACAGCTACGTCCTGAGCGGCACGAAGGCCTGGATCACGAACGCCGGCATCTCCGACACCTACACCGTGTTCGCCAAGACGGACCCCAGCGCTGGCCATCGCGGCATCTCTGCCTTCGTCGTCGAGGCCGACTGGGGCGTGCAGGTGGCCAAGCTCGAACACAAGCTCGGTGTTCGCGGTTCTCCGACGGGCCAAATCGTCCTCGACGAGGTACGCGTACCGGTCGCCAATCGGATCGGTGAGGAAGGTCAAGGGTTCTACATCGCGATGGGCACCTTGGATCGCTCCCGTCCGATGATCGGAGCGCAAGCCGTCGGCATCGCGCAGGGCGCGCTCGACGCAGCGGTCGCCTATGGCAAGGAACGGCGTCAGTTCGGTCGCCCCATCACCGACAACCAGGGCATCCAGTTCACCATCGCCGACCTCGCCACGCAGATCGAGGCCGCCCGGGGTCTCGTCTATCGGGCCTGCGCTCGGATCGACGCCGACGAGCCCGGAACCGAGCTGACTCGCCTCGGCGCCATGGCCAAGCTCTTCGCATCCGACACCGCCATGCGAGTCACCACGGACGCCCTTCAGCTCCTCGGCGGCTATGGCTACACCATGGACTTCCCGCTCGAGCGCATGTTCCGCGACGCGAAGATCACGCAAATCTACGAAGGCACCAACCAAATCCAACGCATCGTGATCGCGCGCCAGGTCCTGAAGGAGGTCGGAGCATGA
- a CDS encoding 3-hydroxybutyryl-CoA dehydrogenase translates to MTVTQLGVVGGGLMGSGIAEVAARRGIDVVVVEATDDAAKAALGRIERSIARGLRSSKLSEAEAEAALGRISVTSDLEALGDRDAVIEAVIEDEATKLAVFAKLDHVVTRADALLASNTSSIPIMKLAMATQRPEYVIGIHFFNPVPVMPLVELVPSLLTSEATQERAHAFAADQLGKHVIKAKDRAGFIVNALLIPYILSAVRMLESGFATAEDIDTGMVDGCAHPMGPLALADLIGLDTTMAVAESLYEEFKEPLFAPPPLLSRMCEAGLLGRKSGRGFYRYDEPSAPKGGS, encoded by the coding sequence ATGACCGTCACACAGCTCGGCGTCGTCGGTGGTGGCCTCATGGGATCGGGCATCGCCGAGGTTGCTGCACGACGAGGCATCGACGTGGTAGTCGTCGAGGCCACGGACGACGCGGCCAAGGCGGCACTCGGGCGCATCGAGCGCTCCATCGCCCGCGGACTACGCTCGTCCAAACTCTCCGAGGCAGAGGCCGAGGCAGCCCTTGGGCGCATCAGCGTGACCTCCGACCTCGAGGCGCTCGGCGATCGCGACGCCGTCATCGAAGCGGTGATCGAGGACGAAGCCACCAAGCTCGCGGTCTTCGCCAAGCTCGACCACGTCGTCACCCGCGCCGATGCGCTGCTCGCATCCAACACGTCGTCGATCCCGATCATGAAGCTCGCGATGGCGACCCAACGACCCGAGTACGTCATCGGCATTCACTTCTTCAACCCGGTTCCGGTGATGCCCCTCGTCGAGCTGGTTCCGTCACTGCTCACCTCAGAGGCAACCCAGGAGCGCGCTCACGCCTTCGCGGCCGATCAGCTGGGCAAGCACGTCATCAAAGCCAAGGACCGCGCCGGCTTCATCGTCAACGCACTGTTGATTCCCTACATTTTGTCGGCGGTCAGGATGCTCGAGTCGGGGTTCGCGACCGCAGAAGACATCGATACCGGCATGGTCGATGGGTGCGCACACCCCATGGGCCCCCTCGCGCTCGCCGACCTGATCGGCCTCGACACGACCATGGCAGTCGCCGAATCGCTCTACGAGGAGTTCAAGGAGCCCCTCTTCGCGCCGCCGCCCCTCCTCTCGAGGATGTGCGAGGCCGGGCTGCTCGGCCGCAAGAGCGGCCGTGGCTTCTATCGCTACGACGAGCCGAGCGCACCGAAGGGAGGCTCCT